In Oryzias melastigma strain HK-1 linkage group LG18, ASM292280v2, whole genome shotgun sequence, one DNA window encodes the following:
- the acadvl gene encoding very long-chain specific acyl-CoA dehydrogenase, mitochondrial isoform X1, which translates to MLLRKVSQSSALCGNILRIPPVLARGQPQAVVSVSNPRLYASQAAQAVLEKPAAVGADAAPKLEKKAATAESKSFAVNMFKGQIATSQVFPFPKALNEEQEQFLRELVGPVCKFFEEVNDPAKNDALEKVEDHTMEGLKEMGAFGLQVPGDLGGLGLSNTQYARLVEIVGSQDLGVGITLGAHQSIGFKGILLFGNKAQKEKYLPKLATGENIAAFCLTEPASGSDAASIKTTAVLSPCGQYYTMNGSKIWISNGGLAEIFTVFAKTPVKDPKTGEMKDKITAFIVERSFGGVSHGPPEKKMGIKASNTAEVYFDNVRVPADCVLGEVGGGFKVAMNILNNGRFGMAAALSGTMKGVISKAVDHAANRTQFGNKIHTYGAIQEKVARMTMLHYVTESMAYMISGNMDSGAAEFQIEAAISKIFASEAAWTVTDEGIQIMGGMGFMKDSGVERVMRDLRIFRIFEGTNDILRLFVALNGFQNAGNHLKSLQKALKNPIGNAGLLAGEITKRAKRKAGLSTGLTLQGSVHPDLAQSSDLTVKAIEEFGAVIEQLLVKHGKKIIDEQFVLKRVADCAIDLYAMVVVLSRASRSLSQGLPSAQHEKMLCETWCSEAYDRILHDIKFLRSGQSKQTFNNMRAISAAVVENGGVVSPHPLGF; encoded by the exons GCGGTTCTGGAAAAGCCCGCCGCTGTCGGCGCCGATGCTGCCCCAAAACTGGAAAAGAAGGCCGCCACTGCC GAATCCAAATCGTTCGCCGTCAACATGTTTAAGGGCCAGATCGCCACGTCTCAAGTCTTTCCCTTCCCTAAAG CGCTCAACGAGGAGCAGGAACAGTTCCTGCGTGAGCTCGTCGGGCCCGTCTGCAAGTTCTTTGAG GAAGTGAACGACCCCGCCAAGAACGACGCCCTGGAGAAAGTGGAGGACCACACCATGGAGGGCCTGAAGGAGATGGGGGCTTTTGGGCTGCAGGTGCCGGGCGACCTGGGCGGCCTCGGCCTGTCAAACACCCAG TACGCTAGGCTGGTGGAGATCGTTGGCAGCCAGGATCTGGGCGTCGGCATCACTCTGGGGGCGCACCAGTCCATCGGCTTCAAGGGAATTCTGCTTTTCGGAAACAAAGCCCAGAAGGAGAAGTACCTCCCCAAACTCGCCACAG GTGAAAACATCGCCGCCTTCTGTCTGACGGAACCAGCCAGCGGCTCGGACGCCGCCTCCATCAAGACCACAGCTGTCCTGTCTCCCTGCGGTCAGTACTACACCATGAACGGCAGCAAGATCTGGATCAG caatGGAGGTTTGGCAGAAATCTTCACTGTGTTTGCAAAGACGCCTGTGAAGGATCCAAAGACTGGGGAGATGAAAGACAAGATCACAGCTTTTATTGTGGAGAGGAGCTTTGGAGGAGTCTCCCA CGGTCCTCCAGAGAAGAAGATGGGCATCAAGGCGTCCAACACCGCCGAGGTCTACTTCGACAACGTCCGGGTGCCGGCCGACTGCGTGCTGGGCGAGGTGGGCGGAGGCTTCAAGGTGGCCATGAACATCCTGAACAACGGGCGCTTCGGGATGGCGGCCGCCCTCTCCGGCACCATGAAAGGCGTGATTTCCAAAGCT gtgGATCATGCGGCGAACAGAACCCAGTTTGGCAACAAGATCCACACGTACGGAGCCATCCAGGAGAAGGTGGCCCGCATGACCATGCTGCACTATGTCACAGAG TCCATGGCCTACATGATCAGCGGGAACATGGACAGCGGAGCCGCAGAGTTCCAGATCGAAGCGGCCATCAGCAAGATCTTCGCCTCT GAAGCGGCGTGGACCGTGACAGACGAGGGCATCCAGATTATGGGCGGCATGGGTTTCATGAAG GACTCCGGAGTGGAGCGGGTGATGAGGGATCTGAGGATCTTCCGAATTTTCGAGGGCACAAACGACATCCTCCGGCTTTTCGTGGCTCTAAATGGTTTCCAG AATGCCGGCAACCACCTGAAGAGTTTACAGAAAGCCCTGAAGAATCCCATCGGGAACGCCGGCCTTCTCGCAGGAGAGATCACAAAGAGAGCCAAAAg AAAGGCGGGTCTGAGCACGGGGCTGACGCTGCAGGGAAGCGTGCATCCCGACCTGGCTCAGAGCAGCGATCTG ACGGTTAAAGCCATCGAGGAATTCGGAGCGGTCATCGAGCAGCTGCTGGTGAAACACGGCAAGAAGATCATCG aTGAGCAGTTTGTTCTGAAGAGGGTTGCAGACTGCGCCATTGACCTGTACGCCATGGTGGTGGTCCTGTCCAG GGCTTCCCGCTCCCTGAGTCAGGGGCTGCCGTCGGCTCAGCACGAGAAGATGCTGTGTGAGACCTGGTGCTCGGAG GCTTACGACAGAATCCTGCACGACATCAAGTTCCTGCGCTCCGGTCAGTCCAAGCAGACCTTCAACAACATGCGGGCCATCTCTGCCGCCGTGGTGGAGAACGGGGGCGTGGTCTCTCCTCATCCTTTGGGTTTTTAA
- the acadvl gene encoding very long-chain specific acyl-CoA dehydrogenase, mitochondrial isoform X2, whose amino-acid sequence MFKGQIATSQVFPFPKALNEEQEQFLRELVGPVCKFFEEVNDPAKNDALEKVEDHTMEGLKEMGAFGLQVPGDLGGLGLSNTQYARLVEIVGSQDLGVGITLGAHQSIGFKGILLFGNKAQKEKYLPKLATGENIAAFCLTEPASGSDAASIKTTAVLSPCGQYYTMNGSKIWISNGGLAEIFTVFAKTPVKDPKTGEMKDKITAFIVERSFGGVSHGPPEKKMGIKASNTAEVYFDNVRVPADCVLGEVGGGFKVAMNILNNGRFGMAAALSGTMKGVISKAVDHAANRTQFGNKIHTYGAIQEKVARMTMLHYVTESMAYMISGNMDSGAAEFQIEAAISKIFASEAAWTVTDEGIQIMGGMGFMKDSGVERVMRDLRIFRIFEGTNDILRLFVALNGFQNAGNHLKSLQKALKNPIGNAGLLAGEITKRAKRKAGLSTGLTLQGSVHPDLAQSSDLTVKAIEEFGAVIEQLLVKHGKKIIDEQFVLKRVADCAIDLYAMVVVLSRASRSLSQGLPSAQHEKMLCETWCSEAYDRILHDIKFLRSGQSKQTFNNMRAISAAVVENGGVVSPHPLGF is encoded by the exons ATGTTTAAGGGCCAGATCGCCACGTCTCAAGTCTTTCCCTTCCCTAAAG CGCTCAACGAGGAGCAGGAACAGTTCCTGCGTGAGCTCGTCGGGCCCGTCTGCAAGTTCTTTGAG GAAGTGAACGACCCCGCCAAGAACGACGCCCTGGAGAAAGTGGAGGACCACACCATGGAGGGCCTGAAGGAGATGGGGGCTTTTGGGCTGCAGGTGCCGGGCGACCTGGGCGGCCTCGGCCTGTCAAACACCCAG TACGCTAGGCTGGTGGAGATCGTTGGCAGCCAGGATCTGGGCGTCGGCATCACTCTGGGGGCGCACCAGTCCATCGGCTTCAAGGGAATTCTGCTTTTCGGAAACAAAGCCCAGAAGGAGAAGTACCTCCCCAAACTCGCCACAG GTGAAAACATCGCCGCCTTCTGTCTGACGGAACCAGCCAGCGGCTCGGACGCCGCCTCCATCAAGACCACAGCTGTCCTGTCTCCCTGCGGTCAGTACTACACCATGAACGGCAGCAAGATCTGGATCAG caatGGAGGTTTGGCAGAAATCTTCACTGTGTTTGCAAAGACGCCTGTGAAGGATCCAAAGACTGGGGAGATGAAAGACAAGATCACAGCTTTTATTGTGGAGAGGAGCTTTGGAGGAGTCTCCCA CGGTCCTCCAGAGAAGAAGATGGGCATCAAGGCGTCCAACACCGCCGAGGTCTACTTCGACAACGTCCGGGTGCCGGCCGACTGCGTGCTGGGCGAGGTGGGCGGAGGCTTCAAGGTGGCCATGAACATCCTGAACAACGGGCGCTTCGGGATGGCGGCCGCCCTCTCCGGCACCATGAAAGGCGTGATTTCCAAAGCT gtgGATCATGCGGCGAACAGAACCCAGTTTGGCAACAAGATCCACACGTACGGAGCCATCCAGGAGAAGGTGGCCCGCATGACCATGCTGCACTATGTCACAGAG TCCATGGCCTACATGATCAGCGGGAACATGGACAGCGGAGCCGCAGAGTTCCAGATCGAAGCGGCCATCAGCAAGATCTTCGCCTCT GAAGCGGCGTGGACCGTGACAGACGAGGGCATCCAGATTATGGGCGGCATGGGTTTCATGAAG GACTCCGGAGTGGAGCGGGTGATGAGGGATCTGAGGATCTTCCGAATTTTCGAGGGCACAAACGACATCCTCCGGCTTTTCGTGGCTCTAAATGGTTTCCAG AATGCCGGCAACCACCTGAAGAGTTTACAGAAAGCCCTGAAGAATCCCATCGGGAACGCCGGCCTTCTCGCAGGAGAGATCACAAAGAGAGCCAAAAg AAAGGCGGGTCTGAGCACGGGGCTGACGCTGCAGGGAAGCGTGCATCCCGACCTGGCTCAGAGCAGCGATCTG ACGGTTAAAGCCATCGAGGAATTCGGAGCGGTCATCGAGCAGCTGCTGGTGAAACACGGCAAGAAGATCATCG aTGAGCAGTTTGTTCTGAAGAGGGTTGCAGACTGCGCCATTGACCTGTACGCCATGGTGGTGGTCCTGTCCAG GGCTTCCCGCTCCCTGAGTCAGGGGCTGCCGTCGGCTCAGCACGAGAAGATGCTGTGTGAGACCTGGTGCTCGGAG GCTTACGACAGAATCCTGCACGACATCAAGTTCCTGCGCTCCGGTCAGTCCAAGCAGACCTTCAACAACATGCGGGCCATCTCTGCCGCCGTGGTGGAGAACGGGGGCGTGGTCTCTCCTCATCCTTTGGGTTTTTAA